The following proteins are co-located in the Takifugu flavidus isolate HTHZ2018 chromosome 16, ASM371156v2, whole genome shotgun sequence genome:
- the LOC130512996 gene encoding dehydrogenase/reductase SDR family member 13-like produces MFQVLLLFTVVLVVCVLKQTLFKRSKCRGNIPMAGKTVIITGGNTGIGKATALHLAKRGARVILACRNRNKAQAAITDIQQETGSTDVTYMHLDLASLKSVHCFCEQFLRTGSRLDLLINNAGLVGDGRTDDGFGMEFGVNHLGHFLLTSLLLERLKEAGGGRVVTVSSMAHRWGHIDFEVLAENKHLGTGSFSWQFFRAYCNSKLCNVLFTHELAKRLRGSDVTCYSVHPGIVRTELSRHVSLWQKVFIEPVAQFLFLDPEDGAQTTLHCCLQEGLEPLSGHYFSCCSVQEVAASARDDAVAQRLWEVSEALCGLS; encoded by the exons ATgtttcaggtgctgctgctcttcaccgTGGTCCTGGTAGTTTGCGTCCTCAAACAGACGCTCTTCAAAAGATCCAAATGTAGAGGCAACATCCCGATGGCTGGAAAGACCGTCATCATCACAG GGGGGAACACTGGCATTGGTAAAGCTACTGCGCTACATTTGGCCAAGAGGGGAGCCAGAGTGATCCTGGCCTGCCGAAACCGGAACAAAGCCCAGGCCGCCATCACAGACATCCAGCAG gaaacaggaagtaccgACGTGACGTACATGCATTTGGACCTGGCCAGTCTGAAGTCCGTCCACTGCTTCTGCGAACAATTCCTGAGGACCGGGTCCAGACTGGACCTGCTCATCAACAACGCTG GTCTGGTGGGTGACGGCCGGACGGACGATGGATTCGGTATGGAGTTTGGCGTGAACCACCtgggccacttcctgttgacgtCCCTGCTGCTGGAACGTCTGAAGGAGGCGGGGGGAGGACGCGTGGTCACCGTGTCATCGATGGCTCACCGCTGGGGGCACATTGACTTTGAG GTTCTGGCGGAGAACAAGCATCTGGGCACCGGCAGCTTCAGCTGGCAGTTCTTCCGGGCCTACTGTAACAGCAAACTCTGCAACGTGCTCTTCACACATGAGCTCGCCAAGAGActgagaggaagtgatgtcacctgCTACAGCGTGCACCCAG GTATCGTTCGCACTGAGCTGTCTCGTCACGTCAGTCTGTGGCAGAAGGTGTTCATCGAGCCCGTGGCCCAGTTCCTGTTCCTGGACCCAGAGGATGGAGCTCAGACCACGCTGCACTGCTGCCTGCAGGAGGGGCTGGAACCTCTGAGTGGGCATtatttctcctgctgctctgtccaGGAAGTTGCCGCCAGTGCCCGAGATGATGCCGTGGCCCAGAGACTGTGGGAGGTCAGCGAAGCTCTGTGTGGACTCTCCTAA
- the haus2 gene encoding HAUS augmin-like complex subunit 2 isoform X2, giving the protein MLHWELCPFTVTPAAAVLSRCVSRGALTQLQEAEQRIRMQKQLDELQLKVELLKLEKKSADVTHKFHLARRFQALETLCTHLQNLLKNQNNLRQRLLKPLGRTNLPIRADLHRFVVDLVTMLPNFIEKLEEMVTSLRCSPATEAHLAQLNTSLAQLLAQVVEVESLSDQVLCWQEGSRLSDDGTR; this is encoded by the exons ATGCTTCACTGGGAACTTTGTCCTTTCACGGTGACTCCAGCTGCCGCCGTGTTATCCAGATGCGTGTCCAGAGGTGCTCTGACTCAG ctgcaggaagcagAACAGAGAATCAGAATGCAGAAACAGCTGGATGAG ctgcagctgaaggtggaGCTTCTGAAACTGGAGAAGAAGAGCGCTGATGTCACACACAAGTTCCACCTCG CTCGGAGGTTCCAGGCGTTGGAGACGCTCTGCACTCATCTACAGAACCTCCTGAAGAACCAGAACAATCTGAGGCAGAGACTGTTGAAGCCTCTGGGTCGGACCAACCTTCCCATCCGGGCTGACCTGCACAG GTTCGTGGTGGATCTGGTGACCATGCTCCCGAACTTCAtcgagaagctggaggagatggtgaCGTCGCTGCGCTGCAGCCCCGCCACCGAGGCCCACCTGGCTCAGCTG aaCACCTCTCTCGCCCAGTTACTGGctcaggtggtggaggtggaaagTTTGTCCGATCAGGTGCTTTGCTGGCAGGAAGGCAGCAGACTAAGTGACGATGGCACAAGATGA
- the haus2 gene encoding HAUS augmin-like complex subunit 2 isoform X1 produces MLHWELCPFTVTPAAAVLSRCVSRGALTQELLDSASTRLNPSFSPQLQEAEQRIRMQKQLDELQLKVELLKLEKKSADVTHKFHLARRFQALETLCTHLQNLLKNQNNLRQRLLKPLGRTNLPIRADLHRFVVDLVTMLPNFIEKLEEMVTSLRCSPATEAHLAQLNTSLAQLLAQVVEVESLSDQVLCWQEGSRLSDDGTR; encoded by the exons ATGCTTCACTGGGAACTTTGTCCTTTCACGGTGACTCCAGCTGCCGCCGTGTTATCCAGATGCGTGTCCAGAGGTGCTCTGACTCAG GAGCTCTTAGACTCTGCTTCTACGAGGCTGAATCCCAGTTTctctccacagctgcaggaagcagAACAGAGAATCAGAATGCAGAAACAGCTGGATGAG ctgcagctgaaggtggaGCTTCTGAAACTGGAGAAGAAGAGCGCTGATGTCACACACAAGTTCCACCTCG CTCGGAGGTTCCAGGCGTTGGAGACGCTCTGCACTCATCTACAGAACCTCCTGAAGAACCAGAACAATCTGAGGCAGAGACTGTTGAAGCCTCTGGGTCGGACCAACCTTCCCATCCGGGCTGACCTGCACAG GTTCGTGGTGGATCTGGTGACCATGCTCCCGAACTTCAtcgagaagctggaggagatggtgaCGTCGCTGCGCTGCAGCCCCGCCACCGAGGCCCACCTGGCTCAGCTG aaCACCTCTCTCGCCCAGTTACTGGctcaggtggtggaggtggaaagTTTGTCCGATCAGGTGCTTTGCTGGCAGGAAGGCAGCAGACTAAGTGACGATGGCACAAGATGA
- the hikeshi gene encoding protein Hikeshi encodes MFGCVVAGRLVQTDAVQVSPDKFVFNLADYESVNHVVVFMLGTVPFPAGMGGAVYFSFPDPNSGGAPVWQLLGFITNDKPSAIFKISGLKAGVGGSHPFGAMAPSSAVAQVGVSVEALELLAQQIPASSAAVSTVDSFLEFTQKMLDNLYNFASSFAVSQAQMIPNPTETFIPSSCILKWYENFQRRLAQNPNFWKS; translated from the coding sequence ATGTTCGGCTGCGTGGTCGCCGGCAGGCTGGTTCAGACGGACGCGGTCCAGGTGTCACCCGACAAGTTCGTGTTTAACCTGGCGGATTACGAGAGCGTGAACCATGTGGTGGTGTTCATGCTGGGCACGGTGCCCTTCCCCGCTGGAATGGGCGGCGCGGTCTACTTCTCCTTCCCCGACCCGAATAGCGGCGGCGCGCCCGTGTGGCAGCTGCTCGGCTTCATCACCAACGACAAACCCAGCGCCATCTTCAAGATTTCCGGGCTGAAAGCGGGCGTGGGCGGCTCGCACCCCTTCGGCGCGATGGCCCCGTCGTCGGCCGTGGCTCAGGTGGGAGTGTCGGTGGAAGCCCTGGAGCTGCTGGCCCAGCAGATCCCGGCGTCGAGCGCCGCCGTTTCCACCGTCGACTCCTTCCTGGAGTTCACCCAGAAGATGCTGGACAATCTGTACAACTTTGCCTCGTCGTTCGCCGTCTCTCAGGCCCAAATGATCCCGAACCCCACAGAGACCTTCATCCCATCCAGCTGCATCCTCAAATGGTACGAGAACTTCCAGAGGAGGCTGGCTCAGAACCCGAACTTCTGGAAGAGCTGA